A stretch of the Lolium perenne isolate Kyuss_39 chromosome 3, Kyuss_2.0, whole genome shotgun sequence genome encodes the following:
- the LOC127340866 gene encoding uncharacterized protein: MEVEDLLHGVRIAPPWSSPRGVKEEMVVSVPELRPSATSWTTSPICGCRRPATSPTYCSVPLPSPQLSTCSVRHTFSGTHVGGEIERIAGGSAILPAPRSAALCHPAQACPSPAPRAERATRAKRLLLVVVIMLFLTYMEDSSSWLFGGRGVCSGGSLQGNFERSLCRCDPWSGDCDR; the protein is encoded by the exons aTGGAGGTGGAGGACCTTCTCCACGGCGTCCGCATCGCGCCACCGTGGAGCTCGCCGCGGGGAGTCAAGGAGGAGATGGTGGTCTCCGTCCCGGAGCTGCGGCCGTCGGCGACCTCCTGGACAACCTCCCCGATCTGCGGCTGCCGGCGTCCGGCGACGTCCCCGACCTACTGCTCCGTCCCGCTGCCATCCCCCCAACTTAGCACCTGTTCGGTGAG ACACACGTTTTCTGGAACACATGTTGGGGGAGAGATTGAGCGGATCGCTGGCGGGTCGGCGATCTTGCCGGCACCAAGATCAGCGGCGCTGTGCCATCCTGCTCAAGCCTGCCCGTCGCCCGCGCCAAGAGCCGAGAGAGCCACGCGAGCCAAGAGACTATTGTTGGTTGTCGTCATCATGCTGTTCCTGACATATATGGAG GACTCTTCCTCCTGGTTATTTGGAGGTCGGGGAGTCTGCAGCGGAGGGAGCCTCCAGGGAAACTTTGAAAGAAGCTTGTGCAGATGCG